In Mastacembelus armatus chromosome 5, fMasArm1.2, whole genome shotgun sequence, a single genomic region encodes these proteins:
- the setd5 gene encoding histone-lysine N-methyltransferase SETD5 isoform X4: MSIVIALGVTTPETSYSDMAAGSDPESVEASPAVNEKNYNNHSCGSAQSHGYRGLPYADHNYGAPPPPTPPASPLSHTIIPRMDLNGVVRGSRYHEATEDNSADSDSSSEEDGAVTSWCHCSLTPDGLLIKCDNCRGLDRRKGTEDHHRKTENVSAGESSATESGDEEVSPSTISYTATQHTPTSIKLTVNRVKRSKSKKRKKSAEKARGTPKTKKVKAFREGSRKSMRMKNSTAEASVLDENTAEGWESKIRQWTDQYEEALANQYSADVQTLLQLHRSASTTVSKNESSTTTSPSTQIHPSVDTMDTINRTELACNNTVLGSQMQLQLGRVTRVQKHRKILRAAKNLEPDTLIIEYRGKVMLKQQFEVNGHFFKKPYPFVLFYSKFNDVEMCVDARTFGNDARFIRRSCTPNAEVRHMIAEGMIHLCIYAVSQITKDAEVTIGFDYEFNSCNYKVDCACHKGNQNCPVQKHNLRPKEGLLSPPSLRPPSPLVGAETRRRKARRKELEGSLASDSNQTPDQHQEAKELQGTSDAEERLLDEVKVEEGEDGEVDENGVTISSKGTLNSMEKRRRRVGGADVKEEGVESEDGAGNPTGSAPMPHSTGVGVSTRRTTYVMEVPSIEEKTSLPNLPAPVAPTKPVRPNKPRPKSRISRYRSSSSQRARRQRQALAQQAAAAAAAAMAATPSSAEQGAALDEEGCQGPYGAEHGHGESSLGGHLPDGDGQGPNCINRGNVRYPKTKKYLVTEWLNDKTPGGEKVHQEVPVERPLRITTDPTVLATTLNMLPGLSHSSLICTAPRHYIRFGSPFNPERRRPRPLQMDGTYGCFKKRWIKQVEDESCSASVEDGTESTSSQQSTSSRSTPNPLSTEPTAPFKKRHSKYMAEIIPAPSDHLLRPLSPITPPLPEDSLHPLLSISCGSLLPNGLGYSPMPSLPASRCNTPLQFENISSPETSPVHRPESISPEPCLQTDFDVPRSQFPDLSLPSSLESPVAMTSDDFSFTGGPSGHDSQAPSSVATSSLNQVCCPSSDLNPQNREQAFRTEFNLIYTCSPLNANLGNPMATDRRLSQSEGGFSPAESFHGSISGQGLIGDVGPGSVSPYGDPHYGGSYPDNGTPPHTSNPPQKKKVSLLEYRKRKQGSGRDSEPTGSSSSLGSTPTRPGSHYSQDSHHLHGHQQMQPLASPHSSFTSSAHTSSVPQIEEVSPPDHPSSLAQPRRQDNNNQWMVPTTVERLREGQGVLERVLRSIYKKSDGSTEKESDVDRYEMQAPSIASPMKSPHRYSPSVYSYQSSENHRQTDSPSFRQQASNSPFRGSYSPSSSQSFYPRLSSSHQGLSQDHPPSAYPSHTPSSTLPSDSRPPAASLHQHSGSSNVDRGHSYGSCHLKAGLLNSSGLAGTPTPGSKAHGQTKVDMGTQASRGSQQQASRSLKSGSPGQAVLQASSRLLAASGPTHYPQRGTSLTQFQHSPLQGPGVRTQSGSF; this comes from the exons ATGAGCATAGTAATCGCGCTGGGAGTCACCACACCCGAAACGTCTTACTCAGATATGGCTGCTGGATCAGA ccctGAGTCCGTTGAAGCAAGTCCTGCTGTGAATGAGAAAAActacaacaaccacagctgtGGGAGTGCACAGAGTCATGGGTATCGGGGACTACCATATGCT GATCACAACTATGGCGcaccccctccccccaccccacccgCCTCCCCGCTCTCCCACACCATCATTCCTCGCATGGATCTCAATGGCGTGGTACGCGGCTCTCGCTATCACGAAGCTACTGAGGACAACTCAGCCGACAGCGACAGTTCCTCAGAGGAGGACGGGGCCGTGACCAGCTGGTGTCACTGCAGTCTGACGCCGGACGGCCTCCTTATCAAATGTGACAACTGCAG GGGACTCGACAGGAGGAAAGGAACAGAAGACCACcacaggaaaactgaaaatgtctcag CTGGAGAAAGCAGTGCCACAGAGAGTGGTGATGAAGAGGTGTCGCCCTCCACTATTTCCTACACTGCTACCCAGCATACACCCACCAGCATCAAACTCACTGTCAACCGGGTCAAAAGGAGCAAATccaagaagaggaagaagagtgCAGAGAAGGCCCGTGGAACGCCGAAGACCAAGAAAGTCAAG GCTTTCAGAGAGGGTTCTAGGAAATCCATGAGGATGAAG AACTCAACAGCGGAGGCTAGTGTGCTGGATGAGAACACAGCAGAGGGATGGGAGAGCAAGATCCGCCAGTGGACAGACCAATATGAGGAGGCTCTGGCCAACCAGTACAGTGCTGATGTCCAGACACTGCTACAGCTTCACCGGTCTGCCAGCACCACTGTCTCAAAGAATGAGAGCTCCACCACAACATCTCCCTCCACACAGATCCACCCCTCAGTTGACACCATGGACACCATCAACCGCACTGAGCTGGCCTGTAACAACACAGTGCTGGGCTCACAGATGCAG CTCCAGTTGGGGCGGGTAACACgggtacaaaaacacaggaagatcCTCCGAGCAGCAAAAAATCTGGAACCAGACACACTCATTATTGAATATCGGGGAAAGGTCATGCTTAAGCAACAATTTGAAGTCAATGGGCACTTTTTCAAAAA ACCCTACCcttttgtgctgttttactCAAAATTTAATGATGTGGAGATGTGTGTTGATGCACGAACCTTTGGAAATGATGCACGCTTCATTAGGAGGTCGTGTACACCCAATGCTGAG GTCCGACATATGATTGCAGAAGGTATGATTCATCTGTGCATCTATGCCGTCAGTCAGATCacaaaggatgctgaggttaccATTGGATTTGATTACGAGTTCAATAGCTG TAATTACAAAGTGGACTGTGCCTGCCACAAGGGCAACCAAAACTGCCCAGTGCAGAAGCACAATTTGAGACCCAAGGAGGGTTTACTGAGCCCCCCTTCCCTGCGGCCTCCCTCTCCTCTGGTTGGTGCCGAAACCCGAAGGAGGAAAGCCCGGAGGAAAGAGCTGGAGGGATCTCTGGCCAGTGATAGCAACCAGACACCTGACCAGCACCAGGAGGCCAAAGAACTGCAAGGAACAAGTGatgcagag GAGAGACTGCTGGATGAGGTGAAAGTGGAAGAGGGAGAGGATGGAGAGGTCGATGAAAATGGGGTCACCATCTCCAGTAAAGGA ACACTTAACAGTATGGAAAAGAGGCGGAGAAGAGTGGGAGGAGCAGATGtaaaggaggagggggtggaaTCTGAGGATGGGGCAGGAAACCCCACGGGGAGTGCCCCCATGCCCCACAGCACTGGAGTTGGTGTGAGCACACGACGCACCACCTACGTCATG GAAGTGCCATCTATTGAGGAAAAGACCTCATTACCCAACCTGCCTGCACCAGTTGCTCCCACTAAACCTGTACGACCTAACAAGCCGCGACCCAAAAGTCGAATCTCCCGCTACCGGTCGAGCTCGTCACAGAGGGCCCGGCGGCAGCGTCAAGCTCTTGCACAgcaggcagcggctgctgcagctgcagcaatgGCAGCAACACCATCATCAGCTGAGCAGGGGGCTGCTCTGGATGAGGAGGGATGTCAGGGTCCATATGGTGCCGAACATGGACATGGAGAGAGCAGCCTGGGTGGTCACCTGCCAGATGGAGATGGCCAGGGTCCAAACTGCATAAATAGAGGCAATGTGCGCTACCCAAAGACCAAAAAG TACCTGGTGACAGAGTGGTTAAATGACAAGACCCCTGGAGGGGAGAAGGTCCACCAAGAGGTACCTGTGGAGCGCCCACTCCGGATAACCACTGACCCCACGGTGCTGGCCACCACCCTCAACATGCTGCCAGGCCTCTCCCACTCATCTCTCATTTGCACCGCACCCAGACACTACATTCGCTTCGGTTCTCCCTTCAACCCAGAAAGGCGCAGGCCCCGCCCACTCCAAATGGATGGCACTTATGGCTGCTTTAAAAAG AGATGGATAAAGCAGGTGGAGGATGAGAGCTGTTCAGCCAGTGTGGAGGACGGCACCGAGTCCACCTCCTCCCAGCAAAGTACCAGTAGTAGATCCACCCCCAACCCCCTCTCCACTG AACCCACTGCACCATTTAAAAAGCGTCACTCCAAGTATATGGCAGAGATAATACCAGCACCCTCGGACCATCTGCTTCGCCCGCTGTCCCCCATCACACCACCTCTCCCAGAGGACTCCCTCCACCCACTGCTCAGCATCTCCTGTGGCTCCCTACTGCCCAATGGCCTGGGCTACTCACCCATGCCCTCCCTGCCTGCCAGCCGCTGCAACACACCACTGCAATTTGAA AACATATCGTCCCCTGAGACATCTCCTGTTCACCGGCCAGAGTCCATCTCTCCAGAG CCATGCCTTCAGACAGACTTTGATGTCCCTCGGTCTCAGTTCCCAGACCTGTCACTCCCCTCCAGCTTGGAGAGCCCAGTGGCAATGACCTCAGATGACTTTTCATTTACTGGAGGCCCTTCAGGCCATGATTCCCAGGCTCCATCATCTGTGGCTACCAGTTCCCTAAACCAAGTCTGCTGTCCTTCCTCAGATCTTAACCCCCAAAATAGGGAACAGGCCTTCAGGACAGAATTCAACCTCATATACACCTGTTCACCTCTTAACGCAAACCTGGGGAATCCTATGGCCACTGACCGCCGCCTCTCCCAGTCGGAAGGAGGCTTCTCGCCTGCAGAATCCTTCCACGGTTCCATAAGTGGCCAGGGTTTGATTGGAGATGTGGGCCCAGGCTCTGTGTCACCCTATGGCGATCCTCATTATGGGGGAAGCTACCCAGACAATGGCACACCACCTCACACCAGCAACCCACCGCAAAAGAAGAAG GTGTCTCTGCTGGAATACCGTAAGAGGAAGCAAGGCAGTGGTCGTGACTCAGAGCCCACAGGCAGCAGCTCCTCACTGGGAAGCACCCCCACCCGCCCTGGCTCCCACTACAGCCAGGATTCCCATCATCTCCATGGCCATCAGCAGATGCAGCCTCTCGCCTCCCCACATAGTTCCTTTACTTCCTCAGCACACACCAGCTCTGTCCCACAGATAGAGGAGGTCAGTCCTCCAGACCACCCGAGCTCATTAGCACAGCCCAGACGCCAGGACAACAACAACCAGTG GATGGTGCCCACTACTGTTGAGCGTCTAAGGGAAGGCCAGGGGGTTCTGGAGCGTGTGCTAAGAAGCATTTACAAGAAGAGTGATGGTTCTACAGAGAAGGAATCTG ATGTAGATCGATATGAGATGCAGGCGCCGTCCATTGCTTCTCCCATGAAGAGTCCACACAGATACAGTCCTTCTGTGTATTCATATCAG TCATCAGAAAACCACCGGCAGACTGACAGCCCGTCGTTTCGCCAGCAAGCCTCCAACTCTCCATTCCGGGGTTCCTATAGTCCCTCATCAAGCCAGAGTTTCTATCCTCGCCTCTCCTCCTCACACCAAGGACTGTCCCAAGACCATCCTCCCTCAGCGTACCCCAGTCACACCCCGAGCTCCACCTTGCCCTCAGACTCCAGGCCACCAGCAGCATCTCTACACCAGCACAgtggcagcagtaatgtggACAGAGGCCACAGCTACGGCAGCTGCCACTTAAAAGCGGGTCTTTTGAACAGCAGTGGCCTGGCAGGGACTCCTACACCTGGATCCAAGGCCCATGGGCAGACTAAAGTAGACATGGGCACCCAGGCCTCCAGAGGGAGTCAACAGCAGGCATCTCGCAGCCTGAAGTCAGGCAGCCCGGGCCAAGCGGTGCTGCAGGCAAGCTCCAGGCTGCTAGCAGCCTCTGGACCAACACACTACCCACAGCGAGGGACAAGCCTCACTCAGTTCCAGCACTCCCCCCTCCAGGGACCTGGAGTAAGGACACAGTCAGGAAGCTTTTAA
- the setd5 gene encoding histone-lysine N-methyltransferase SETD5 isoform X1, which translates to MSIVIALGVTTPETSYSDMAAGSDPESVEASPAVNEKNYNNHSCGSAQSHGYRGLPYAMQQSSVVCCQDHNYGAPPPPTPPASPLSHTIIPRMDLNGVVRGSRYHEATEDNSADSDSSSEEDGAVTSWCHCSLTPDGLLIKCDNCRGLDRRKGTEDHHRKTENVSAGESSATESGDEEVSPSTISYTATQHTPTSIKLTVNRVKRSKSKKRKKSAEKARGTPKTKKVKAFREGSRKSMRMKNSTAEASVLDENTAEGWESKIRQWTDQYEEALANQYSADVQTLLQLHRSASTTVSKNESSTTTSPSTQIHPSVDTMDTINRTELACNNTVLGSQMQLQLGRVTRVQKHRKILRAAKNLEPDTLIIEYRGKVMLKQQFEVNGHFFKKPYPFVLFYSKFNDVEMCVDARTFGNDARFIRRSCTPNAEVRHMIAEGMIHLCIYAVSQITKDAEVTIGFDYEFNSCNYKVDCACHKGNQNCPVQKHNLRPKEGLLSPPSLRPPSPLVGAETRRRKARRKELEGSLASDSNQTPDQHQEAKELQGTSDAEERLLDEVKVEEGEDGEVDENGVTISSKGTLNSMEKRRRRVGGADVKEEGVESEDGAGNPTGSAPMPHSTGVGVSTRRTTYVMEVPSIEEKTSLPNLPAPVAPTKPVRPNKPRPKSRISRYRSSSSQRARRQRQALAQQAAAAAAAAMAATPSSAEQGAALDEEGCQGPYGAEHGHGESSLGGHLPDGDGQGPNCINRGNVRYPKTKKYLVTEWLNDKTPGGEKVHQEVPVERPLRITTDPTVLATTLNMLPGLSHSSLICTAPRHYIRFGSPFNPERRRPRPLQMDGTYGCFKKRWIKQVEDESCSASVEDGTESTSSQQSTSSRSTPNPLSTEPTAPFKKRHSKYMAEIIPAPSDHLLRPLSPITPPLPEDSLHPLLSISCGSLLPNGLGYSPMPSLPASRCNTPLQFENISSPETSPVHRPESISPEPCLQTDFDVPRSQFPDLSLPSSLESPVAMTSDDFSFTGGPSGHDSQAPSSVATSSLNQVCCPSSDLNPQNREQAFRTEFNLIYTCSPLNANLGNPMATDRRLSQSEGGFSPAESFHGSISGQGLIGDVGPGSVSPYGDPHYGGSYPDNGTPPHTSNPPQKKKRANQHTISLLTGKPDNQAIAVRSEYKPVQNMVSLLEYRKRKQGSGRDSEPTGSSSSLGSTPTRPGSHYSQDSHHLHGHQQMQPLASPHSSFTSSAHTSSVPQIEEVSPPDHPSSLAQPRRQDNNNQWMVPTTVERLREGQGVLERVLRSIYKKSDGSTEKESDVDRYEMQAPSIASPMKSPHRYSPSVYSYQSSENHRQTDSPSFRQQASNSPFRGSYSPSSSQSFYPRLSSSHQGLSQDHPPSAYPSHTPSSTLPSDSRPPAASLHQHSGSSNVDRGHSYGSCHLKAGLLNSSGLAGTPTPGSKAHGQTKVDMGTQASRGSQQQASRSLKSGSPGQAVLQASSRLLAASGPTHYPQRGTSLTQFQHSPLQGPGVRTQSGSF; encoded by the exons ATGAGCATAGTAATCGCGCTGGGAGTCACCACACCCGAAACGTCTTACTCAGATATGGCTGCTGGATCAGA ccctGAGTCCGTTGAAGCAAGTCCTGCTGTGAATGAGAAAAActacaacaaccacagctgtGGGAGTGCACAGAGTCATGGGTATCGGGGACTACCATATGCT ATGCAACAGTCTTCCGTTGTGTGTTGTCAGGATCACAACTATGGCGcaccccctccccccaccccacccgCCTCCCCGCTCTCCCACACCATCATTCCTCGCATGGATCTCAATGGCGTGGTACGCGGCTCTCGCTATCACGAAGCTACTGAGGACAACTCAGCCGACAGCGACAGTTCCTCAGAGGAGGACGGGGCCGTGACCAGCTGGTGTCACTGCAGTCTGACGCCGGACGGCCTCCTTATCAAATGTGACAACTGCAG GGGACTCGACAGGAGGAAAGGAACAGAAGACCACcacaggaaaactgaaaatgtctcag CTGGAGAAAGCAGTGCCACAGAGAGTGGTGATGAAGAGGTGTCGCCCTCCACTATTTCCTACACTGCTACCCAGCATACACCCACCAGCATCAAACTCACTGTCAACCGGGTCAAAAGGAGCAAATccaagaagaggaagaagagtgCAGAGAAGGCCCGTGGAACGCCGAAGACCAAGAAAGTCAAG GCTTTCAGAGAGGGTTCTAGGAAATCCATGAGGATGAAG AACTCAACAGCGGAGGCTAGTGTGCTGGATGAGAACACAGCAGAGGGATGGGAGAGCAAGATCCGCCAGTGGACAGACCAATATGAGGAGGCTCTGGCCAACCAGTACAGTGCTGATGTCCAGACACTGCTACAGCTTCACCGGTCTGCCAGCACCACTGTCTCAAAGAATGAGAGCTCCACCACAACATCTCCCTCCACACAGATCCACCCCTCAGTTGACACCATGGACACCATCAACCGCACTGAGCTGGCCTGTAACAACACAGTGCTGGGCTCACAGATGCAG CTCCAGTTGGGGCGGGTAACACgggtacaaaaacacaggaagatcCTCCGAGCAGCAAAAAATCTGGAACCAGACACACTCATTATTGAATATCGGGGAAAGGTCATGCTTAAGCAACAATTTGAAGTCAATGGGCACTTTTTCAAAAA ACCCTACCcttttgtgctgttttactCAAAATTTAATGATGTGGAGATGTGTGTTGATGCACGAACCTTTGGAAATGATGCACGCTTCATTAGGAGGTCGTGTACACCCAATGCTGAG GTCCGACATATGATTGCAGAAGGTATGATTCATCTGTGCATCTATGCCGTCAGTCAGATCacaaaggatgctgaggttaccATTGGATTTGATTACGAGTTCAATAGCTG TAATTACAAAGTGGACTGTGCCTGCCACAAGGGCAACCAAAACTGCCCAGTGCAGAAGCACAATTTGAGACCCAAGGAGGGTTTACTGAGCCCCCCTTCCCTGCGGCCTCCCTCTCCTCTGGTTGGTGCCGAAACCCGAAGGAGGAAAGCCCGGAGGAAAGAGCTGGAGGGATCTCTGGCCAGTGATAGCAACCAGACACCTGACCAGCACCAGGAGGCCAAAGAACTGCAAGGAACAAGTGatgcagag GAGAGACTGCTGGATGAGGTGAAAGTGGAAGAGGGAGAGGATGGAGAGGTCGATGAAAATGGGGTCACCATCTCCAGTAAAGGA ACACTTAACAGTATGGAAAAGAGGCGGAGAAGAGTGGGAGGAGCAGATGtaaaggaggagggggtggaaTCTGAGGATGGGGCAGGAAACCCCACGGGGAGTGCCCCCATGCCCCACAGCACTGGAGTTGGTGTGAGCACACGACGCACCACCTACGTCATG GAAGTGCCATCTATTGAGGAAAAGACCTCATTACCCAACCTGCCTGCACCAGTTGCTCCCACTAAACCTGTACGACCTAACAAGCCGCGACCCAAAAGTCGAATCTCCCGCTACCGGTCGAGCTCGTCACAGAGGGCCCGGCGGCAGCGTCAAGCTCTTGCACAgcaggcagcggctgctgcagctgcagcaatgGCAGCAACACCATCATCAGCTGAGCAGGGGGCTGCTCTGGATGAGGAGGGATGTCAGGGTCCATATGGTGCCGAACATGGACATGGAGAGAGCAGCCTGGGTGGTCACCTGCCAGATGGAGATGGCCAGGGTCCAAACTGCATAAATAGAGGCAATGTGCGCTACCCAAAGACCAAAAAG TACCTGGTGACAGAGTGGTTAAATGACAAGACCCCTGGAGGGGAGAAGGTCCACCAAGAGGTACCTGTGGAGCGCCCACTCCGGATAACCACTGACCCCACGGTGCTGGCCACCACCCTCAACATGCTGCCAGGCCTCTCCCACTCATCTCTCATTTGCACCGCACCCAGACACTACATTCGCTTCGGTTCTCCCTTCAACCCAGAAAGGCGCAGGCCCCGCCCACTCCAAATGGATGGCACTTATGGCTGCTTTAAAAAG AGATGGATAAAGCAGGTGGAGGATGAGAGCTGTTCAGCCAGTGTGGAGGACGGCACCGAGTCCACCTCCTCCCAGCAAAGTACCAGTAGTAGATCCACCCCCAACCCCCTCTCCACTG AACCCACTGCACCATTTAAAAAGCGTCACTCCAAGTATATGGCAGAGATAATACCAGCACCCTCGGACCATCTGCTTCGCCCGCTGTCCCCCATCACACCACCTCTCCCAGAGGACTCCCTCCACCCACTGCTCAGCATCTCCTGTGGCTCCCTACTGCCCAATGGCCTGGGCTACTCACCCATGCCCTCCCTGCCTGCCAGCCGCTGCAACACACCACTGCAATTTGAA AACATATCGTCCCCTGAGACATCTCCTGTTCACCGGCCAGAGTCCATCTCTCCAGAG CCATGCCTTCAGACAGACTTTGATGTCCCTCGGTCTCAGTTCCCAGACCTGTCACTCCCCTCCAGCTTGGAGAGCCCAGTGGCAATGACCTCAGATGACTTTTCATTTACTGGAGGCCCTTCAGGCCATGATTCCCAGGCTCCATCATCTGTGGCTACCAGTTCCCTAAACCAAGTCTGCTGTCCTTCCTCAGATCTTAACCCCCAAAATAGGGAACAGGCCTTCAGGACAGAATTCAACCTCATATACACCTGTTCACCTCTTAACGCAAACCTGGGGAATCCTATGGCCACTGACCGCCGCCTCTCCCAGTCGGAAGGAGGCTTCTCGCCTGCAGAATCCTTCCACGGTTCCATAAGTGGCCAGGGTTTGATTGGAGATGTGGGCCCAGGCTCTGTGTCACCCTATGGCGATCCTCATTATGGGGGAAGCTACCCAGACAATGGCACACCACCTCACACCAGCAACCCACCGCAAAAGAAGAAG AGGGCCAACCAGCATACCATTAGTCTGCTGACAGGGAAGCCAGATAACCAGGCTATAGCTGTAAGAAGTGAATACAAGCCAGTACAAAATATG GTGTCTCTGCTGGAATACCGTAAGAGGAAGCAAGGCAGTGGTCGTGACTCAGAGCCCACAGGCAGCAGCTCCTCACTGGGAAGCACCCCCACCCGCCCTGGCTCCCACTACAGCCAGGATTCCCATCATCTCCATGGCCATCAGCAGATGCAGCCTCTCGCCTCCCCACATAGTTCCTTTACTTCCTCAGCACACACCAGCTCTGTCCCACAGATAGAGGAGGTCAGTCCTCCAGACCACCCGAGCTCATTAGCACAGCCCAGACGCCAGGACAACAACAACCAGTG GATGGTGCCCACTACTGTTGAGCGTCTAAGGGAAGGCCAGGGGGTTCTGGAGCGTGTGCTAAGAAGCATTTACAAGAAGAGTGATGGTTCTACAGAGAAGGAATCTG ATGTAGATCGATATGAGATGCAGGCGCCGTCCATTGCTTCTCCCATGAAGAGTCCACACAGATACAGTCCTTCTGTGTATTCATATCAG TCATCAGAAAACCACCGGCAGACTGACAGCCCGTCGTTTCGCCAGCAAGCCTCCAACTCTCCATTCCGGGGTTCCTATAGTCCCTCATCAAGCCAGAGTTTCTATCCTCGCCTCTCCTCCTCACACCAAGGACTGTCCCAAGACCATCCTCCCTCAGCGTACCCCAGTCACACCCCGAGCTCCACCTTGCCCTCAGACTCCAGGCCACCAGCAGCATCTCTACACCAGCACAgtggcagcagtaatgtggACAGAGGCCACAGCTACGGCAGCTGCCACTTAAAAGCGGGTCTTTTGAACAGCAGTGGCCTGGCAGGGACTCCTACACCTGGATCCAAGGCCCATGGGCAGACTAAAGTAGACATGGGCACCCAGGCCTCCAGAGGGAGTCAACAGCAGGCATCTCGCAGCCTGAAGTCAGGCAGCCCGGGCCAAGCGGTGCTGCAGGCAAGCTCCAGGCTGCTAGCAGCCTCTGGACCAACACACTACCCACAGCGAGGGACAAGCCTCACTCAGTTCCAGCACTCCCCCCTCCAGGGACCTGGAGTAAGGACACAGTCAGGAAGCTTTTAA